Proteins from a single region of Eremothecium gossypii ATCC 10895 chromosome VI, complete sequence:
- the NOP58 gene encoding RNA-processing protein NOP58 (Syntenic homolog of Saccharomyces cerevisiae YOR310C (NOP58)), with translation MAYVLTETAAGYALLKASDKKIYKSSSLVQDLKSSENVLKQFKVAAFSKFASAANALEEANSVIEGKVSSQLEKLLAEAKSDKKSTLVVSETKLANAINKLGLNFNVVCDAVTLDIYRAVKEYLPELLPGMTDGDLSKMSLGLAHSIGRHKLKFSADKVDVMIIQAIALLDDLDKELNTYAMRCKEWYGWHFPELAKIVTDSVAFARIILTMGVRSNAAETDMSEILPEEIEERVKSAAEVSMGTEITQVDLDNIKSLAEQIVEFAAYREQLSNYLSSRMKAIAPNLTQLVGELVGARLIAHAGSLVSLAKAPASTIQILGAEKALFRALKTKHDTPKYGLLYHASLVGQATGKNKGKIARVLAAKAAVSLRYDALAEDRDDSGDIGLEARAKVESRLSQLEGRDLRTTPKVSRDAKKIEISEARAYNADADAATAPADSTPADSDDEEEEEKKVKKDKKDKKRKREEDAEEEDSKKSKKEKKEKKEKKEKKEKKEKKEKKEKKEKKEKKEKK, from the coding sequence ATGGCCTACGTGTTAACTGAAACCGCTGCTGGTTATGCCTTGTTGAAGGCCTCTGACAAAAAGATTTACAAGTCTTCCAGTCTAGTGCAAGACCTAAAGAGCTCTGAAAATGTGCTAAAGCAGTTCAAGGTGGCCGCCTTCTCGAAGTTTGCCTCTGCAGCAAATGCTTTGGAGGAGGCAAACTCTGTGATCGAGGGTAAGGTCTCTTCTCAGCTTGAGAAGCTTTTGGCCGAGGCTAAGTCGGATAAAAAGTCGACCTTGGTTGTGTCGGAGACCAAGCTTGCCAACGCGATCAACAAGCTGGGGTTGAACTTCAACGTTGTATGCGATGCAGTGACTCTTGACATCTACCGTGCGGTGAAGGAGTATCTTCCTGAATTGTTGCCAGGTATGACGGATGGCGATCTGTCTAAGATGTCGCTAGGTTTGGCCCACTCCATCGGCCGTCACAAGTTGAAGTTTTCGGCTGACAAGGTGGATGTGATGATCATTCAGGCAATTGCTCTTCTTGATGACCTGGACAAGGAGTTGAACACCTACGCCATGAGATGCAAGGAGTGGTACGGGTGGCACTTCCCAGAGTTGGCCAAGATTGTGACTGATTCTGTCGCATTTGCTAGAATTATCTTGACCATGGGTGTCAGATCCAACGCTGCCGAGACTGATATGTCGGAGATCTTGCCCGAGGAGATTGAAGAGCGTGTCAAGTCCGCTGCTGAAGTTTCTATGGGTACCGAGATCACTCAGGTGGACTTGGACAACATCAAGAGTCTTGCGGAACAGATTGTAGAGTTTGCCGCATACAGAGAGCAGCTCTCTAACTACCTGTCGTCCAGAATGAAGGCCATCGCACCAAATTTGACCCAACTGGTTGGTGAGCTTGTGGGCGCTAGATTGATTGCTCACGCGGGTTCCCTTGTGTCTCTTGCCAAGGCGCCTGCATCCACCATTCAAATCTTGGGCGCGGAGAAGGCATTGTTCAGAGCGCTAAAGACGAAGCACGATACACCAAAATACGGTCTCCTATACCACGCCTCCTTGGTCGGTCAGGCCACTGGCAAAAACAAGGGTAAAATCGCTAGAGTGTTGGCAGCCAAGGCTGCTGTTTCCCTGCGGTACGACGCATTGGCTGAGGATAGAGATGACTCTGGTGACATTGGTTTGGAGGCCAGAGCTAAGGTTGAGAGTAGACTATCCCAGCTGGAGGGCAGAGATCTAAGAACTACACCAAAGGTCTCTCGCGACGCGAAGAAGATCGAAATCTCGGAAGCTCGTGCTTACAACGCGGATGCGGATGCTGCCACTGCTCCTGCTGACTCTACACCTGCTGACTCTGACGACGAAGAGGAAGAGGAGAAGAAGGTAAAGAAGGACAAGAAGGACAAGAAGAGAAAGAGAGAAGAAGACGCCGAGGAAGAGGACTCCAAGAAGTcgaagaaggagaagaaggagaagaaggagaagaaagagaagaaggagaagaaagagaagaaggagaagaaagagaagaaggagaagaaggaaAAGAAGGAAAAGAAATGA